A stretch of DNA from Gemella haemolysans ATCC 10379:
TTATTGCAAAATTTTTTGAAGATGAAAACTTCCCTATTGAACCAGTTTATTACAAAGATTACAAAGGTCAAGTTGACGGTTTATTAGCTAAAGAAATTGATGTAGCTTGGAATTCTCCTTTAGCATGGTTAGATACTCACCTACGCACTAACGGAACTGCTTTAAATGGTTCTATGCGTGATACTGACCGCGATCGTAGTTCCTATTTAGTAGTAAAAGCTAATAGCAACATTAACTCTATTCAAGACTTAAGAAATAAAACAATAGGTTTTGGTGCAATTGATTCACCACAAGCTAGATTAATTCCTATTAATCACCTTCACAAACTTGGTTTAGAATTTGGAAAAGATTATACTGAAAAACGATTTGATATCGGTGTTGGGCTTCATGGTGACCATGTTGGTGGAGAACTTGATTCAGCAGTTGCTTTAAAAAATGATGAAGTTGCTGCTACGTGGATGTTAGATTTAAACTATAATGCATGGATTGCAGATGGAACTCTAGATGAAAATCAGGTGAAAATTTTATCAAAAACAGATTTCTTTGATCACTGTATCTTCTCAGGACATCCAGAATTAGACGTAGCTCATTTTGAAAAATTTATAGAAGTATTACACAAAATGGATTACAATAATCCTGAGCATAAAGAAATGATGGATATGGAAGGGTTAAAAGAATGGGTTTCTGGTCGTACTTCTGGATTTAAACAACTTACTGAAGCCAATGAATATTTAGATTTTTTTAAAGAGTTTCATGGTGAATAATTATGACTAATTCATCTTTCTTAGTTTCTCTTCTTGGCAGTATGCCTCGTAGTAAAAAACTATTAACCGCAAAACGAAAATTAAATAAAGGAAATATCGACTTAAAAACATATCAAGAAATCTTAGATGAAGAAACAAAATATGTAGTTGAACTTCAAGAAAATAATTATATTGATATAATCACTAGCGGTGAACTAAATCGAGATAATTATGTTTCATTTATCGCTGAACGTTTGGACGGTGTTACAATGATGAGTATGGCTGATATG
This window harbors:
- a CDS encoding phosphate/phosphite/phosphonate ABC transporter substrate-binding protein, which gives rise to MTKLKVGAVIYDPKVTVIWGIIAKFFEDENFPIEPVYYKDYKGQVDGLLAKEIDVAWNSPLAWLDTHLRTNGTALNGSMRDTDRDRSSYLVVKANSNINSIQDLRNKTIGFGAIDSPQARLIPINHLHKLGLEFGKDYTEKRFDIGVGLHGDHVGGELDSAVALKNDEVAATWMLDLNYNAWIADGTLDENQVKILSKTDFFDHCIFSGHPELDVAHFEKFIEVLHKMDYNNPEHKEMMDMEGLKEWVSGRTSGFKQLTEANEYLDFFKEFHGE